In Clupea harengus chromosome 23, Ch_v2.0.2, whole genome shotgun sequence, the sequence gggatgccagacatCACTGTTGAGCCTCCTGAAGGTGTCAagggcctaattcaatgaaacccTTACaaaggaaggtgcccacttgacaaccctaGTAAAATGCCCAcaaaaggcatctttgttgatgttaagtattgttagGTGTCGGTATGATAGTTGTTATGCACCCTGTTGTGCTATTATACTAAGTTTGGTTGCttggtatgagtacttgcatgtaacagtgagaggtttggccactgTGGAAAGTCCCCAACCAACAACACAAGGAATTTAACTTAATTTTCCTGTGTCCAACTCTTCAAATTCTGTCCCCCTATCTGATTATCAGAGAGAATGTGATCCAGCCAATGGGCATGAACGCAGATGGCCACCTGACACCGATATCCGGACTCATGACTGACCCCATGGCcgaggagggtgaggagaacGGTGGTGCTGACGATCTGGAAGATGTAGAGTAGAGGCAAACGAGAAAGAGATACTTTGCTTCAGCGATTACCAGAAGCTTGAGGACATAATAGTGCTGCTCTGTGTCAAGCCATCTGTGGTTGTATTATTCCCCTTAAATTGATTATACCCCATTCTTTCGTTTAtaggaaacagaaagagaaccgAGTTTAAAAGAGTAGAATGCATACATGAAGGTATTAGTTTGTGTCCATGTCAGTTCTCAGACATCCTGATACAAAGGGGAACTTGGACATTTTTTGGAGTTCCCCAGCAATGGCTGTCCACAGAGAGTTCTTAAGTATGAAATGACCATCTTAACCAATTAAACCGATACCAAGGTTTATTCCCAAAGTATCTGCGACGCTTAAAGTCCCTACTTTAGCCATGCAAGGTGATGTGAAGGGACATTTCAGTTTCACTAGTAGGTTCTCATCCTCGTCTTTGAGAGGACTGCATTTCCTGTCCGAACATGTTCCGTTTAACTGCAACAAGCATATGCTTACTCTATCCATGTTACTtacacatgaaacattaaatgcACTTACACATGAAACTACTTTTTGCTGTCAAAAATGTAAACACTTCTAGATGTATAATGATGATATAACTCTGAAGCCatgataaataaaaatgatataaTTGTGCTCTTTACAGACTTTGTTTCTCTGTATCAACccgttttttttatatttaatcaAACAAACAGAGTATAAACATGTACCGAACACACAGGAACAATGgtaaattattattatcctTGACATATTTGTCATTATTGTAGGTCTACAAGCAtttgatccccccccccaactgtcTGCACCTttaaacacagaaacatagaaACAATGGAAAGTTGGGGATAGAACCcacaattctaatcccatactCTTTTTGTCTAATTCAAATGTGCCACCACATCATCCATCTTTCCTACAATAATTGTACATCGACTGTCAATAAAATTATGTAAACATTCATAGGTTTGTACATATCAATAAGACAACATTTCAGAGCAGCTTGCCAAATATGTAACATAATTTAAACAGAATGTAAGGAGTTAAAAGAACAGATAGGGTCCCCAAAAGAAATGCAGAGTTCATTAAATAAACTGACATTTTCCATTGACCAATCAGAGTATCCTTCATCAAGACATGTCCATCATCATCTGATCCAATGAGATCTGCAGTTCCACTGATGACTGAAGAGAAGAAGCTCCGCCTTCCAATGCGATACTTTTCAGTTTTTCCAGTGCATCAAAGATCACCTGGatgaacaaatacacacagttcTTACTCCAAAAGTTCATCAACTACGCTGAAACCAGAGAACTGAAGAAAGGGGAAGGACATCTGTACCTCCACCATGATGAGTTTCTTGTCCCAAGGCTTGAGCTTTGGGTCCGGCCACCTCTCTCCAAGGCAGAAGAACAGTGATATGGGAGGGCACTTACATTCCTTATTCATAAAACTGACGAACTCTGTCAAATGAGCGGTTAAAAATATAGTAAGTTCTTACAGTGAAATGTGAAGCAGAATCTTTATAGGACAATAATGCAGGTCAATCCACAGATAACATACTCCTGAATTACCCAATGTAGTGTCAAAATCGCATACTGTCAAGTAACTATGCTGATATTCATCTCAATATCTCACCTGGGAAAAAGTTTTTGAAGGAAAATAAGGGTTCGGCCTCATACTTGGTCAGCTCTCTGGGGACTCTGCTCTGGTCGTGCTTGTCGACGCTCCAGAAGACCTTGGAGTCACCATGGCGTCTGCCGTGAAAGGCAGAGCCGACGACCCTCAGCTCCAGTCCCCCACCCAGACTCTGCAGGATCTGTCTGGTAAGGTTGGCTTGGGTCTCGTCACGAATGCAGTCTGGATTGGGGAGGAAAACTGTCCGTAGAGCAGGGTCCGACAGCAAGCAATCTTCTGGTCTTCAGAAGccaaacacagaaatacacataaTAATACACATACCTTCAGTATAAATAGACTCTAACGTGTAAGTCTGGTATCATTATAAAAGTTATTGAAAATGTCTGAAACTAAGCTTGAGAAGATGTGGTTGTGGGTGAATGGTACCTTACATCAATGAAATTCCATATAGGCTGAAATGCAATTTGTCACTACAGGCTATGCAAGCTATTCTTTTAAAGTTACTTAAGAAAACCTAGTGCACCTTGTTTTCTAGTTTCTCTACTATCTCCGAAATGCAGCTCCTAGACATGCAATTACAATCTATTtgtacttaaagcagcaattaggagttctgttccaaaactagcaagctaaccaaggcaaaaaccttgcaaacaccaccaacagcccagttaaCACTCATAGAAACcgtgccaacacactaactggtgtcttttggcagtatagctggaaatgtcatgctgtgaaagcttttcttccatttttgcagggtattcaagcccggtatacagaactacatagggcatatcctggattgCAAGTGGCAaaaacacaggtgtttatctgtccttcacatgaccatatgctatcaaaatgaatttgaggatggtaccaaaactagttgcctataacaccatacctcaaaaagtgtcaaatcgttgcatagtgttactttaggGTGCTATTTGCTTTTTTAGATTTACATTATACCTCTAGATTTAAGTGCAGAGGTATTTGTATTCTTAACAACAAAAGCACCATACTCTCTATCAGTTTAAAACTCCTATGATCATATAAGGCAAAAATGTGTGGCTACCTGTATGCCAACCTGAAACCGGTCTCATCTGTGACCAGCTCTTCCACGACATTCTGACCTCTGTAGTGAACCAGCACCTTAAAGCAGGTCTCTGCGAGAAGTAACAGAAATTAGACAATTAAGTTAAGACAAACAACGATTTTTATTCAAAGAAACGTAATGAATGCACATTAAATGCAAGTGCCAGTAGTATGCAGGAATTGAACACCCCTGGTATTTactttttagttagaggaattTGTACTATGTCTGATAAATCTAATGAATTTAGTTTTTGCAaaaatgtgtttgaatgtggagtatgtgtaatctaataaaatgttgttggtgaCATGATAAATGCAAATATTGTgcataatatacattggacagtgtaatatattacataaatagataaataacattggcagggatgtttatgatgaaaaactagcaagtcaacaactttcttAACACGGCCAAACATCAGGCAAGCACAACACAAGAtttagcaagacagctaataagttatttatGCCAGAATCCAACCGAAAGAAGGCCAGttcggcatctgacttgcatccttttaTCTTGTTTAGCTCTCAGCAAAAAGCCAGTTTGAGACTAACTCTCATTTGgtctcttgctcggttactctctcttttagtCTCCCTCGCTTCCTCTGACAACATCTTCCTTGGTTTCTTTGTCATCTCTGCCATGaggtccatacagagaatactgtgcTAGTTTCTTCTCAtctagttgttgttgcatgaggtggtgccataaagcattacatagTTCTTGTGAAAGGTGTCGCATCCTGTCCACCATAGTTACATAGTGCAATCCCATTCGTATCAGaagtgctgtggcagtggcacagacgccattctcTGTGTTAcgagtcagtgtaccaccaaaatgattttgaagctgttatttaaAGGTACAATTGTTACATAATATTGCTTTAAAAAATGTGATTCTCAACAACATGTAACGCTTCCTTTTTAAGATAACCATACAGGCCCACTCATGGACTACATAGGGGTCTGGTATAGGTTCTTACTGAAGGGAGTGCTTTCCGGCGCGGTCGCCTCTGGCTGTATCTCCTGCACCTGGGGCTGTTCAATGTTAGGTCCCTGTTGAACCCCCTCTTGTAGAAAAACAGGCTGCTGCAGGACCACACCGAGGGTCTCCTGGATTTGGGACCTCTCTTCAAAAAGGGGACAGTCTGTCTCGGGTCCAGCGATGGTGTACAGTAGTACACTTTCTTCAACGCCCAAAGGAAGAGCTGGAATGGTAAGGTTCATTAGGTGACTGTATACACTTAGGTGTTAACCTTTCATCTGCTCTTTCAGCTGTCAAGCTTTTGTCAGCTCTTTCAGATGTTAAGTTTTCGTCCACTTTTCTTCAGACTGTTATACAGAACAGTACAGTGGTACAGTGAAGATAATCTATATCTTTTCTATAATCATTTCCTGCTGAAGCAACTCTATTGATACCTCACACACAGTTTCTAGACCAATGGCATTCTCTCGTTCCCAACAATCAGCACAGGTGCCGCCATCACTGCAATTAAAAGGATAGCCTCACCCCTACTGAGGGACCGTCAGCTGCACATGTAAGGACGCAGTAAACAgtaataaaacaaagaaataaacaaaaataggAACCCATGTACGTGTACTGTGTGTACTATGTACGTAACACTATGTAGAATTACAGGTAGTGCCGAAATTAGCAGTGGATATGCAAATTATGACTTCCAACAAACTGGAGTAAGAAATTAAAGTATGAAGTTAAGTTAAACCGGTTCCTTTCATAGGCTCTCTATATCCTGTCCTCTAAGAACTGTGCTGCTGTGCTCATATGTGACAGGTCATAGGCCTACCTGGAAGTGGCTCGTATATTTGTAGTTCGCCCATACACTGCTGCAGTATATCCGAACCATTTTTATCTGGAAAAAAACGAGAGGGAGACAACCACAATGAAAATCATTAGATATCATTTCACCTTCAGAGAGATGAAGACTATTTTCTCATGAATGATAAGGACTCACTTTGGTTGAGACAATCTTCTGCCAAGTAGATATGTTCATACACTGGCAGAGGACCCTAAAGTACACACATGCGTTCGTTAAGTCACACAACAGACGCTTAATTAACGGCAATACATTCAAATACATTGTGTGGTTTCTTTGGGAAAAATGTCATCATGACTTCTACTGTTACTGATAACCAGTGTTTGTATCAGTGATTCCTGCTGTCTATGAGGataattcaattaaatataacatgtatgcatgcatggaaATGTGAATGCATGGATGTAAATACATGTAATATAAAGTACCATTTCAGGTGGACTGTCCAGCACAGGGGAGGCTTCACAGGAGGCTttcagagacaagaggagatgAGTGTTGGTTTAAGTTGCAGACATCCAAAGAGAATTTCAGTATAATTCTCCTTCTTCACTGCCCTCTCattccttcctccttccttcaGTTTCCataagacagtgagacagagtttTTGTCTGCACCAGATCGTTTGAGCAGACAGTCTTTTCTTCGAACTGTTGTTTCAAATTTAATTAGCGTTTGTTTGTGATAGTTGCTCAGGCTTAGGACCGTGTAAGAACAGGCCCCAAAGAGAGGTGCAACCACGTAAGCCTACTGTAGGATCACAGGGACACAAAACAAGCGCAATCTAGCACCCATCTGTTGTTTAGCTAGTTCATTAAAGTCATTAAAGTCAAACAGGCCACACACCAAACCTCAGCTGTAAACTAATAGCCACACAAGGGTTCTAtaaagcatcctccatgagagaGTTCTACACAGGTCTTTCAACGGTTCTCAATGGGGACAAATTACTGCATATAGAGTACAACGATTGTTTCATTATTGTTCTCAGAACCCTCAGTGCATGTGCAGACTTATGTATTTGATAAGCTGATTCATCTCTCATACAGTTACCCTGTATTTAATGCGATTCAGTAGTCCCAAATGATTGGCTTACCACCTGACGTTGATCCCTCTCTGGGCCACCGGTAGATTTTGTGAGGGTTGGCCACATCTTTCTTGTTGTCTTGCACCAGAGAGAAACCCCTCGCTCTCAAGGCACTCCGGAAGTTTCTCTTCCACACCGAAGGGTCTCCAGGAGCTCTGCCATCTGACTGCTTACCCAGACTTGTCTCGGCCCATGCCTGAGGATAGAAATTACAATTATGTCGAACACAATAGCAAAATCACACGCCCTGCCATCAACATATAGACTGAGCAACATAGGAACAAGAAACTCCACTTACTTATACGAACGTCAAAGAGGTCAAACGAtttacacagaaatatatatattttatttcatttttagatATTACAAATAACTGCACAGAGGCTAAATTCACCTTGAAAATGAGAACATCTTCACTGTTGGAGTCCTGCCTCAAAGCATGCTTCCATGGAATGCAGAACTCCGTTTGCTCCTCATTGGTCCAGTTAACTCCAGGGTAGCATCCACTGTCTATTTGTTCCCTTAACCATGGGATCAGGAGAGGTTTGGAAACGGCCATAACCTGTGCAAAGGTGGGCAGGAATAAAGCAATACTGATACCAGCGATTGTTACCAGCATTCAATAACACAGTGGTTTTTTCAACCAAAATGTTCTTATGATGGCAGATAATCCACTAAATATAACATCAAGCGACCGCTATTTTACCATAGTATTTTTAATCCCTTTCGTATGAAATATATAATTGCACATGCATTAGCCTGAGGAAGCTGAAACAAAAGTTATTCTATCACTTCCCCACTTGAGTCACATGACAAGTATGACTAGCTTATATCGGTTATGCTGACTTTTTGATTGGTAgcaataaaaacataaatacaaaatatggaCTCGGAATAAATGTTTACTGCAATAGAACTTTAACATAGTATTTATGTAGGTATAAAACCAGTGAGATTAGACCTGTAATGGACATTGTAGCCTTACAAGTTCTCACAAACATTAATAGGCTTGTTTATTTTAGTTCAACAAGTTACAACATGAAGACCATTAGATGGCACGTAGGCGAACATATTATTGATGCAACATGGCGAACATATTATTGATGCAACATGGCGAAGTGTAGGCATTTGATCATACGTAATGTTAGGCTTCCTCTTGCATAGCCGAATGTATTCGGTAGAGCAACCTTACAAAAATTCACgacaaaatgcatttaaaatagTTTCGTCATTGCGAAACAGCCTACCTGTCAGATTCAAAGGTCAGCTATGTAAAGACGTTCTTCAAAGGACGTGTTCTGTTCAGTTTCTATTCTATGTAAACGTAGCACTGTATCGACCAGGAATGACTTGCCAAATCTGTTGGACTGTATTTATGATAACAACTGCTATGTATTACACTGAACTGTCCCGACTTCTCAGGAAACCCATTACACCCAGTTTCGTTTTCTCTGTGCTTCGTCATGCCCCGCCctcattagaaaaaaaaaatccccgttTATAAGTCATGTTAAATACTTGTGGGTATCCACTTGGGGGCGCGATGAAGACACAGCCTCCTTCCCCGAAGAAAGGAATTTCCCTAAAATTCCATACATTCAGTCAAAAGAGGACATTTAGCAGCAGATTCTGGTTTGAATGGTGAAGCTGTTCTAAATTCTGACACTAGCTTTACGGTAGGTTAATTCCTACCCCACAGCCTGCTAAACTGTCTGGTACTGCAGTGCTTAGTTTCTGTTGTTAGACGTTCTCCACTAGCCCAATATTCGTGGGACCATGTCAGTAGAGTAATTAACAAATTAACTCTACAAATTAACACTACAGACATTAGGGGTTTTGTTTCCTGTGAATACGCCatatcgttttttttcttttaccgACCCCCCTGTAAATACTGGGCTAAAACTTTGGTCTTGCAACTTCGGTCACGTTTACTAACTTATTCCTGGACATCGTCCAGTAAAAAACCATATGAATCGCTCACAGTTGAATAACCATAACAAGTTACACGTACCTACAATAAGCCACTGGATCAGGTCAATTATTAACCGACCAAGTGATGGTCACAAACCGTTTTGGCAGCACGCCGAGTAAAGTGGATACGCAGACAGACCAGTGGGCCTCTTCATTTTAATATTAATTGGTCTGTATTATTTCCTGCTCAGTACTGGATACCTCAGGGTTGGTGACGTGGTACTGAAGACATTAAAGTACGGTTGCTTTGCCTTGAATAGACAGTTTTACAAAGAAAATATCTTCTGGGCTCGATCATCTCTAAGTAGTTCTGTAAGTCTGACTGGCAGGAAATGCTTAAAGCCACATTAAATGTAGACGATTGTATGGCACAGCCTTTTGCCCTTCTCTGGAGGATGCCAAAACCACCCCAAAGAATTCTGCCTAGTGCCTAGAAAAAGGAGTTCCCCTGTAATTCCTCACAGTTGTCtgtgccagagaaagagagcgaaagagcatAAGCGACCAAGCACTAGGATTTCAGACAGGAATTTCGttttccaaatgtgtgtgtgtgtgtgtgtcatcgagGCAGTGCTTACCCTGAACAATATCAATACAGCCCTGAGAGCAACCCAATAACATGGGGATACACCACAGGAGGTGGtgaaaaggaaaatgaaaataGAAAGAACTCAGAAAGCTTAGCAACAGTGGGGAGTTTCCAGACAGCATAGCGCAGCACTCAAAACCTCTTGAGTAATTCACAACCCAAGCAGAGCACATACATCTGTTCCCATTCAATAATCTAGCATGACAAATTACCTTAAATACTATGAACCTCAAATTAGTCATCACCATACACTAGTGTTGAAAAGAGGAAGGAGTTTATCTAGATCACATCACGGTTTCATAAGGAAGACAAGTTCTTTAGACTTTACgctaaaacaaaataaaattccCAGTTTCATCCGCTCACTGGAAAACACATAAcaacatagtgcatatcctggatgtctagtgggaaagagacaggtgtttatcggtccttcacatgaccaataatgaataataatgaaGTCTAGAAGAAACGGAGCAAACTGTAATGATGTTATCTCCActttgaaggttttttttatttgtttgtcaaaTACAAGGATAGTCCCATGTACAGGAGAAGCCGGAGGTTTGTGGCAGAAGCTGTACAATATTTACACAAGGCTTTTTTTCAGggggaaaaacagaaaatattAAGATTGTTCCAAAATAATACTCATGATACCAACAAACAACAAGCGgataaaatgaaaacatcctTAAATATTACGCGTACATAAATCCTCCCTTGTGGGAGCAGACCGTTTCTCGTAGCTCTCTTACaaccaagtttttttttttgttcgtttttcattttttttaaatgaatggatgaatgaatgaaattatAGCCTACAATGCGGTTTAGTTCTCAAATATATTTAacgtttttctcttttcctccataCACTTGCCATCTGATGATGGCGAGTGTACGAAGGAAGACCGATGCCACTTTAAGTCCTTGAACGCAAATCCTTCGTGCAGAGCGTAAAGGCAGAAAGCTAGGAAATGTggcaaaaacatttaatttgtaaccattggaaacaaacaaacaaacaaaagaaaaagagttaCTTCAAATGCTAAtgaatgtgtttctctctgcgAGTTCCTGTTAAAAACGTCTTTcgtataaataataaaaatgcgTGTACAGTATTATTCTACATCATACACAGCACTCACATTGCCTGAAGCATTGAATGTCAATACATATTTAACCCCCCATCCTTTCCAAGTCCATTTCAAAATCTCACTGCATTCTTTACTCATTAGAAACACTACCAGTCTTTCACCTGCTCTATAGTGTCCCTCACAGAGCAGGATAAaaccattatttttttttaaaaataattctgtgtAAAACAGTAACAGACTCACTCTCTGACCATTGTTCGGGAACCAGTTCACGCCGTCAGTAACGCCGCGCACAATGAATCAACTGACTCACAGtgcccaaaaacaaaacaaaacaaaaatatgagTCTCCTTTTGCATCAAAATGGGATTCCGTACTTCCTTGAATATCATGGTTCACAGTGCCATATCATATCTCAGTCTTTTTGCATCAacgtgtttttttcccctccattttTGCAATGCGTGACAAACCACATTGCTCCATTCTTCACTTCATCTTTTTGTCCTTTCCCccatttgtttgcttgtttatcTTTTGAATGCGATGGCTCCTGTTTTACAATGGCCTCTTACTCTTTTTTTCAGTTCCGGATCTCCATGTGCAGCTCACTACAGACGGTGGAGACTGATCTTCATCACCGTTTCGCCTTCAGTCCCATTTCTTGTCAGGTGCTGAAGCTATAAGAATCAGTTTCAAAAGGATATTTACGACCCACTTTGTTCTGTACTGATATCTTGAAGTGAAGTTGATTTTCATGTAGTATTCCAGAACAAATCCGAGGCATGGCAGCCGTTTCCTAAtctcttattttgaaatttaGAAATTTCattttctcctctgtcctcgTACACCCTCTTGTCTGCAGTACCG encodes:
- the irf3 gene encoding interferon regulatory factor 3 isoform X2, yielding MAVSKPLLIPWLREQIDSGCYPGVNWTNEEQTEFCIPWKHALRQDSNSEDVLIFKAWAETSLGKQSDGRAPGDPSVWKRNFRSALRARGFSLVQDNKKDVANPHKIYRWPREGSTSGASCEASPVLDSPPEMGPLPVYEHIYLAEDCLNQNKNGSDILQQCMGELQIYEPLPALPLGVEESVLLYTIAGPETDCPLFEERSQIQETLGVVLQQPVFLQEGVQQGPNIEQPQVQEIQPEATAPESTPFKTCFKVLVHYRGQNVVEELVTDETGFRLAYRPEDCLLSDPALRTVFLPNPDCIRDETQANLTRQILQSLGGGLELRVVGSAFHGRRHGDSKVFWSVDKHDQSRVPRELTKYEAEPLFSFKNFFPEFVSFMNKECKCPPISLFFCLGERWPDPKLKPWDKKLIMVEVIFDALEKLKSIALEGGASSLQSSVELQISLDQMMMDMS
- the irf3 gene encoding interferon regulatory factor 3 isoform X1, coding for MLVTIAGISIALFLPTFAQVMAVSKPLLIPWLREQIDSGCYPGVNWTNEEQTEFCIPWKHALRQDSNSEDVLIFKAWAETSLGKQSDGRAPGDPSVWKRNFRSALRARGFSLVQDNKKDVANPHKIYRWPREGSTSGASCEASPVLDSPPEMGPLPVYEHIYLAEDCLNQNKNGSDILQQCMGELQIYEPLPALPLGVEESVLLYTIAGPETDCPLFEERSQIQETLGVVLQQPVFLQEGVQQGPNIEQPQVQEIQPEATAPESTPFKTCFKVLVHYRGQNVVEELVTDETGFRLAYRPEDCLLSDPALRTVFLPNPDCIRDETQANLTRQILQSLGGGLELRVVGSAFHGRRHGDSKVFWSVDKHDQSRVPRELTKYEAEPLFSFKNFFPEFVSFMNKECKCPPISLFFCLGERWPDPKLKPWDKKLIMVEVIFDALEKLKSIALEGGASSLQSSVELQISLDQMMMDMS